In Argentina anserina unplaced genomic scaffold, drPotAnse1.1, whole genome shotgun sequence, the DNA window GACGGGCTCGGCCAACAGTCACCTCGGCTCGCCCTACAATCAATTCTATCTCACCAACAGTGTCAATTCACCCCACAACGGTAAGTACCAATCATCACGAATCCAGTGCCTCTACCCACTTCTGGAGCAATTAAACTCCAACAACTCATGAGCATCCATCATCGATCATCGTTCAGTAATAAGTTCCTTGCTCACGAGTCCATGGATAACGCCGTTGAGCATCAAGGAAACCTGCACGACCGCCTCGGACAATCGGGCCGGCATTTGCATGCCCAAGAAGGCGTGCCTGAGCTCGGGCGGCTACGTGGCGGGCACTTGCGGCATCCTGGGCTCGTGTTGCGTCTACCAGGGCACCTGTCGGACGATAATTGCCGCCAACGAGACCTACTTTGTGTCGCCCGCGTTCCCGTCCATGCACAAGGAGCGCCTCGATCCGCCGATCTGTATCTTCACCCTGCAGCGCAGCCCCCTCTATAACAAGTGGCCCGTGTGCCAGTTTCGGCTTAGTTTCGACGAATTCTCCCTCGCCCCGCCAATCAACGGAACTTGCGGCGGCAAGACCGACTCGTTCATCGTGTCGGGCGCGGTCAACTTCAACACCTCGGGCCTGCCAACGGCCGGCCTGTGCGGCGACATGAGCGGCCAGCACAGTAAGTAACCATCCATTAACAATCTTTCTCCGGCCAGCCAGCACAACTTGCCTAACGCGCGACCAATCACCTCAGTGTACCTCGATGTCGACCCAGAGCGACCAGACGATCCGCTTCTGCTTATCGTGAACACGGCCAACGAGCAGCGCTACAATCGGCGCTGGTCCATCCGGGTCCAGCAGATCGCCTGCCATTCGCCCTTTCGGGCCCCGAACGGGTGTCTGCAATTCTACACCGCCGAGTCGGGCATAATTGAGAGCTTCAATTATCGCGGCAACGGCCGGGCGACCGCGTTCCCGGGCTCGTCGGTGCTGCCCATCCGCTCGGTGCCCCAATATCCGACGTTGCAGTTCATCTCGTCGCCGAACTACTTCAACGACCTCTACTATGGCGTCTGCATCCAGAAGCAGCCGCGCATGTGCGCCATCAAATGGCAGGCAATCCATTTCGATTTCGGCGGCACGCTGGCCGGCCTATCGGACGTCAGCGCGCCCAACAGCCAAACCTATGGCTGCGTGCGAAACGATGGGCTCGCAATGTATGGCGCCGACTTGGGCGACTATGTCGCCATCCAGGGGGCCTCGCGCGACGGCCGCTTCCGGCTGCAGAATCAATTCTGTGGCCAGCGTCTGAACTCGTTGCCGCAGCAAGACGTTAACGACGAGATCATTAGTTATGCGAAACCGTTCACCATGATTGTCAGGACCGACAGTCTGGCCGGGCTGCACTCGTTACCGCAGGCGCCGAAGAGCCAAAAAGGTGAGTTCATCTACGATCCGGCTCGTGGCGGGCAGCCTGCTCGTGGTTCGCTTCAACTATGTGATGCGCCCCAAGTTGATAACTCCTAACCGAGTGGATGAATAAATCTCTCTCCCCCCGCCCCTCTGCCCTGGCCCTTTGTATCGCGCGTGCTCGCGTTGGCGCACCAGGATTTCGACTTAAATACAAGCAATTGGCCTGCAAATAGATTGTTCGCAATCTAGATCGCAAGCGAACAGCTCGGCTCAGCTCAGGCCAGGCAGTCGCCTGTTCTCATGCCGATAAAATCAACGACGAGCACGCGCAACATCCGCCGCTCGCGTTGCATCAAACAGATTAACGCCGCGCGACTCCGACGGGAAGTGATTCAAGGCTTGAGCTGGAGAGATAATTGTTATTGCTGCTCGCACCAGTTTCGCGCTTTATCGCAACCCAAAAATCTTTATTGTTGTTGATCGCTGGCGCGCGATTAGCCGCCCAGATGATAGCGGCTCGCGCTGTCGGAACTTTATCGATGGTTTGAATCTACGGGCGGTCCTTGTGCTGCAGTCGCCGCCGTCGTCGCCGCCGCGTCGTTCATCCGCCCACTCTGGACTCGAGTGGGCCAATGATTGTTCCCAGCACGGAATGGCAtcacatacacacacacacacacacacacacacacacattcgGCCAGCAGCTCATCACTCCAGCCGGAGGATCAAATCGCTGCATCAATATCTATTGAGAGATTTTATAAACCAGCCGGACAACATCACTGGCTCGGACAAGCTCACACGCTAGCGCCAACGACGATTAGAGCTGTCAATCAGCTCTAAATAACGACAACTCGTATCTGTATTTGTACCTCTCTTTCTGTCTGTCTGTCTGTCTGTCTGTCTATGAATTAAACTGTTCGGAATAGTCTTCGGTTTTGCTTCAATGATACGTTTCTTGTGGTCATTCGGCGGCGGTCAGCTGGGATGATGCGCCGTGAGAAGCACTCACTTAACTGTGCTGGAAGTTTCGCTTCTGAGAGTTGTCGTGCTCGAGTATGGACTCGAGCAGTCGTATGTACTTGATGGCCATTCTCAATATTTCATTCTTGCTCAGCCTCTTGTCGGGCGGATGTGTTGGAACTAGGCGCCGTAGGTTGACAAAGGCTCGATTGACGTTCTGTTGGCGCCACTTTTCGCGATTGTTCGTCGATGAACTCCGTCTCCCGTTTGCCTTTCCTTGTGCAATCATTCTATAATGGCTCCTCTTACTTCGAATCCCATTGCTAGACATGATCTCATCCAGACTCGACGAGTggccctcctcctcttcctcctcgcCGGAACCCGCGTTGTCACCTTCAATCGATGGCTGTGACGCCATACCCTCACACTCACCTTTCATGACTTGAATTTGCGCCCACTAGAATGCCCGATGATTTCGAATGTAAACATATCGGATACCGATGCTCGACTGCGACTTGTTTCGAGAACCGGATGCGCTTCAAGTTCCTATGAAGCACTTTTTTTAGCGCACGATTTGCGCGCATGCGTTCCAAAGAGGCTAACCAATGAGGCTCACCATCGCTCCGAGTTaggtgctctctctctctctctctctctctctctctctctctctctctctctgcgaAATGTTGTCTTGGCGACTGAACACGATTGTCTACAGTTGCCAGCGCTCCGAACTGGCGCATGAGACTCAAGGGTGATATCCGATTAAATCCAACTAAAGATCGGAAGACCATACACGCCCGACCATGCACCTGTGTCGGGCAGTTCAGGAAAAATCATCGTCCTTGGAGGCTAGAAACCATGACATCCAATCTATAATCTCGCACcacttctcctcctcctcttcgtCTACTTGGTCCTTATTTGTTTCTCTACAATACTTGACGCAGCCGTTTATCACCGAGGccaatttgcatgcaattgcTGGATTGAGCTCGTCCTTGACAATGGCCAACACTTCATTTGCCATTGTTTTGGGCTCATAGATTTGCTCTTTAATCATTAACGTCAACAGGGATTCGTATTTGATCCAACTTATAAGTTGCGAGCCGCTTTTGTGTAGAACTGTGAGGTTCTTGATGCTGACAAATTCCTTGATTTTGATATTCTTGTGCTTAAAACATTCTACAACCTTGGCTTTGACGTTGTCATCGATTAGATTTGGTTTCGTGCCGATGACTTGAATCAGAAGTGCAATCAAGGCTCGGTGACACGAAGGCAGGCTTCCAGCATCGCCCAGCAGACAGCCTTCGTGCTCTGGGCTGCCTTCTTTGTTATCACATTCGGTGCTTGAGTTGTTCTGGTATTTGTCAATTATATCGTACAATCCCTTCGAATCGTCCAGTTCGCCGACCATTCGGCCGAGGTCTGTCATCTCAATGTCCTGCCCGGCGGACTATCGGTGTGAGCGAAATAATCCAATATGGTTAGACCAACAGTTGGTGCTAAGTTGAACGCAAACTCAACTCACAGAACATGTGTTCAACTTTGTTATGCGGTGAAGATTTTCCCGAAGAGGCTGGCGGGCTTGATTGAGCGGACAGGCACAAAGTCAACGGAGAGTCTGCCCGACCGAACAGGGGGAACGTGTTTGCGGTATTTACGTGCAGTCGATTCTGAGCTGTAAACATTAGAAAATGGTCCCGGCTAAGTAGTCAATCTTTTGTCGCAATTTCACCCGATCGCCCATCGAGGCCAAACAATTAGTTTACATTGAATTGTATGTGATTATATTTTTAAGTTAATACAGGCATCAGTTTATTGTTGACAGCTGCAAAACTGAACAAATTTATTTCCAAGATGGATGCCTCGGCCGTCAAAGCTGGCATGTGGCAGGATATTACTGCCGAGTTCAAGAGCTCAGTCAGTCAATTAAACCTTGGTGAACTGCTGAAAAGTGATCATTTCACTCTACTCGAAGCAATGAGTGCAATAGAATTAATGGACCCCAAAATGGATAGTGGTATGATTCTTAAAAAATGTAACAGAAAGATATTGAATTTTGATCAGTCAGTCAAGTCCGGTTTGATCAAGATAAACAATCTAGAAATTAGTGAACTATTAGGCATAATTGATGATACTTATTCGTGCTTAGTAACTTGGCTCGAGGGTCATCTTCTATCACTAACAGTCATgacaaatttatatttacaccAGCCTGAGAAGATAGAAGATCGATGTTTACGAATTTTCTCTCTATCAGCTTTGAAGCTAACCAAATTCATCGACAAGATGGTTTCTGTGATTTTCTGCATAGAGGAGGAAGATTTTATGCTCAATATGGGCAAATTCAACCTAGACTCCCAGATCAACGATTCAAAAGTATTATGTTCGCTGGAGGACCTATGCCAATATTATGAAAGATTAATCGAGCATGATTCAATTAGAACTCATAATAATAGCCATGGCACTAAAACAAATAATACCAAAACTACTAATACAAACAACAAGCAAGCGGATAAGCATCAATCAAATTCATCTAGTGACATGTCTCCATCGAAAGTGAACCTGGAACTTGACAAATGCCAGATAGCTGCCTTAGTAACTAGGCTTCGATTTACATACAACTTTTTTGCATGTTTCCTGCACATTCATCGCCACATTCTCAAAGATGCTGTAGCTGGCATGGAATTTGATAATCAAACTGATGCAGGAATCTCAAGAGCAGTTAAGCTCTTCCAGAATGATGTCCTCCTCTGTGATCAGCATCTAGAGAAGTGCCTTGAACATTTAGACCATTGGAGTGAAACTATCGATATGGGAAtcaaacccaacccaaatcaAACTGATAGCACAAGTGAGGGAATTTATCCAACCATTATGGGCTTTGAGCCACACGTAAATCATAAATTATTGCCTGCTACCTACCCCAGGTGTTCATCCATCAAGAGTAGACCATCTACCATAGATTATCTAAGAGATCTTATTATAAGGATGAGACATTGTACCTCAATTTCGGTATCATTTTATCAAAAATCCTTGATCAAATCAGTAGATCTCTTTGAAAATTTCAGCAAGTACTTCCGGCCTAGCTCATGCGTCATCTCTAGATCATTTCTTCAAACTCTGTACTTACCGGGTGTGTCGATCAAATTACTCAGGGATGAAGTAGTACAATCAATGACTGAGTTCTGTGAACCACTCGGCCAAATGATGCGTAAAGacgaaggaggaggaggaggaggagaggaagaatCTCAAGGTGCGGATCGGTTCATGTTCCTTACCCATAGTCAAAAAGCCTTCTCACAAGTTGTGAGCATCTATGGCCACAATCCATCAAGACAGCATGAGAGATTTTCAGAATTAATCACAACGTTCAAGAATCTTCAGTATGAAAGCGCCTTCATCAACAGTGTAGCCTATTCTTGGACAACCTACCACTTGGCTAGATTATGTATCAAGTATATCCTCTCAGGCCTTGAGCTAGAATTATTTTCTGTCCACGAATATCCGTATGTCTTTTGGTACTTATACGAGATTCTGTACAAAAACGAAAGAGAACAACTTGATCTAGCTCGCCAATTCATCGAGGGGCAGTTACTTGCAGAGGATGCTCAGAAGAAGGCCAAAGGTAAAAAGAATCGCAGGAAGCAATCTAGCACGAGTTTTCACGATAGCAACCTGCTACGCAACGGCGCCTATCGCTACCTGACTGGAGGAACTTTCCTCTTAACTTATGGATTGAAACTTCAGGGTAAAATCAGAACTCCGTCCATGGATTTCACCAGTGAAGAGATATGCTTTGATCATCGATTTGGCGCTCTAACTGGAACTAGCGTCTATCAATCGTACCAAAAAACGCTCAAGAGATTGGAGAAACTGGAGCATATCTACCGTGAGGCGTTGGACTGTTTCTCGGAGGCCAAAGAGATCTTCACTGTGCTAGTCCAACATGAAGACTGTGTAAAAGTTTGCAAGGCAAACATGGTCGTAACGAGGATACTATCCAGTAACTTAGAAGCTTTCAAAGATAGAGAAGTCCAGTTTAACTTCGACACACATCCTAGCTTTCCGACTGTGAAATTCTAAACGAATGAATTCAAAACCAGCCAGTTTCTAGATTTACTGAGAGGGCGCCAAAATTCAACTTGTAACTGATTCTATTTATTTGCGCAGTTCCATTCATGCACTTGTCGAGTCATTTAGGCTTGCGACGAAAATGAGCTATTTGAAGAGACGGCTTGCAAACTACtgtttgttgttgaattgCGCGATGGGGTACTCTGACCTGGTGGCAGCGGGCGGCTTCGCTTCCGACCCGCACCAGCTCGCGCCCCACCCCTTCGCGACTTTCTGATCACAGTACCGTTGGGCAAGATGATCGAGGTACCTGGTAGTGCAGACCTGAGCATCTGTTTTACTTCTTTGGGGTCTATACTGTCTAGAAGTGGGTTGAGCTTGTTGAGATCTTTCATTGAGGTAACAATCTGGTGGCTCGTGCTCGGGATGGGCTCGGCGGAGGTTGATGCATATGATTCTGCAGTTGTGTTGGCTAGAGACTCGTTGGCTTGTGTAGTGTTAACAGAGGTATCTGGGTTCACTTTAGCTGGCGGGGGTTTTCGtttagatgatgatgatttagACTTCTTCTTGGAACTCTTCTTAACACCTCCACTGGCTACACTACGTCTAGTTGTACTTGATGATGGTCTTGACAGGGTGGGCACTGACCTTCGACTTAGGTTCGCGACGGCACGTCTGGTGGCAGCTGCAGCCCTACGGGCAGCTCCAGTGTTGGGGACCGCACTTGATGAAGTTGCACCTGACCCATAGAGGAGCATCTGCTGACGACGCTTGGCCTGAATTACTTCCTCAAATGTCTGTGGCGGTGGGAGAATGGGTTTAGCATTCTCATCCAATCTGATCGTGATTCTATGTGGCTTGCTAATATCCACTATTTCATCGTGACGAATTGCGATGAAATTTACAACTTTACCATTCTTATCTCGGACTTCTATTCCACTAACTGATTTATTATGATAGTTTGACTCCCAAGTGTGTTTGTCAGGTTCTTTTGTCATGATAATTGATGGCTAAACAATAAAAAACTAAATTATTGCTATTCTAAGATGAGGAACATCCAACAATCTTGTGCACTAGAGTTCGAATTGAAAGTTGTTTGATTGCATTCCAAAGCGAATAGAGCGCAAACCTCGAAATAATCACATCCTaagaatttgagttttgcaTTTGTCACGCTGTTGCAATATATAAGGCACTCGACTGCGTTGAAAGATATGCGAGTAGAGCGCACAAAATTCAGAAACTATCTATGAGTGTCAAATATTGAACGATCAGAATGCAAGCGTGCGTGCTTCTAGCGTGCATCATTAACCAATAGTTGCCATATGAGAGAGAAAGTTGAATTTAATATTATCTAACTATTTCAAACAACCCCATATTTATAATTGTGATCAGAATGGCTGATGATAAAAACCAAGCTCTACCCTACGGAGACATGAAACTCATCCAGTCGGATGGGTCAACCAATCGACCTCTGGTGTCAATCAAAGATATTCAGACGAATTTGGTCGGGCAACAGATATGGGTTCGCGGGCGACTTCACTCTAGTAGATGTAAGGGGAAACAAGCCTTCTTCGTGCTCCGTCAACAACATTTCACTGTGCAAGCAATATTGAGAGTTGCTGAGGGAACTCAAGTGACCAAAGACATGATAACTTTTGCCGCAGGGCTTCCGAAAGAATCCATTATTGACGTGTATGGCCTTGTCAAGCAATCCCCAGTCAAAATTGAATCATGTAGCCAGACAGATGTAGAATTAGAACTCAGTCAGGTTTATGCTGTGAGCCGATCGGATGCTCGGCTAGCTGTCCAAATCGAGGATCTATCACGATCAGAGTCAGAGATCGTTGCCGAGATGGAAAAACTCAAGCTCAAAGCTGAAAATCAGCGCGGCAAGAAAGGGGCAGGTGATGCCTCAAAAGACACTGTCCTCGTCATTAGGGTCGACCAAGATACACGTCTCAATAATAGAGTTATCGATCTGAGAACAGTCACCAACCAAGCCATCTTCAGATTCGAATCGGGCGTAACTAACCTCTTCAGAGAAGCCCTCAACAAGCGAGCATTCGTTGAAATTCACACGCCTAAGATCATCAACGCGGCTAGCGAGGGTGGCGCGAATGTTTTCGAGGTTAGTTATTTCAAGACAAAGGCTTATCTTGCGCAATCTCCGCAATTCTACAAGCAAATGGCAATTGCAGCCGATTTTGATAGAGTCTACACAGTTGGTGCCGTATTCAGAGCAGAAGACTCGAACACCCACCGACACTTGACTGAGTTTGTTGGTCTTGATCTGGAAATGGCATTCAACTATGACTATCATGAGGTTGTTGATCTAATTGGGAAGACATTCGTTGATATATTCAAAGGACTCGAGGAGCGATTCGCAACTGAAATAGCCGCAGTCCACAGGCAATATCCAGCCGAGCCATTCAAATACCTCGACGAGACGCTTGTGTTGAAATTTCCTGAGGCTGTCGAGATGTTGCGGCAGGCGGGAGCTGAAATGGGAGACGAGGATGATCTCACCACAGCCAATGAAAAGCTACTCGGAAAGCTGGTACGAGACAAATATCAAACCGACTTCTATATTCTAGACAAATTTCCCCTCGCTGTTCGTCCATTTTACACGATGCCTGATCCTCATGATATAAAGTACTCTAATTCCTACGATATGTTCATGCGCGGAGAGGAAATCTTATCGGGCGCTCAGAGAATTCACGACGAACAGCTTCTGAGGGAGCGAGCCTCTCATCATGGCATTGACCTAGCAACGATCGAGCCTTATGTTAAGGCTTTCAAGTACGGCTGCCCACCACACGCGGGTGGAGGAATCGGACTCGAGAGGGTGGCCATGCTATACCTTGGCTTGGACAACATTCGCAAGACATCGATGTTCCCTCGCGATCCGAAACGATTGGAACCATGAGCATGGCGCGTGGTAGGTCTCCAAACTAGGCGCAACTCTACGTCAATCTGGTTGCTTGTTGTTTGTATAGAACCACAGGCTATCATTGATGTGATTATTTATAAATTgatcattatcatcatcaagcgtattctgAACGATTGGTTTCTTGTCTGCGTATCCTCGTCACAATGTGGCGCTCAATTGATCTTGTTTTGCCATCGCGTCTCTAGATGCAATCTGTCCTGGCATTCGGCTACTTTTGCAACGATTTGCCAGAAGTCTCGCTAACCAGATAACCAGACTTGCTCCGAGAACCGCTCGCATGAGTAAGCTTTTGGATGCAATATCGTCCACATGGATCTTTGTTCTCTGTGCTAAACAGAATGTCTCCAAGGATGATGAGTGCAAAACTTCGCAAGCTTGTCAAGTTTTGTTCAGGCAAATTCGCTCAAGTTTCAATCACGAACATTTTAATTCTATGCTTTTTTGTCTCAAGTCTGCCAGCTGCAATTGTACAGACTGCACCCAATATCCCGGCGGAAACCGGCGGCTGCAATATAACATACTATGACGAAAATCTACAGCCCACCCAAACAAATGGTAGTTTACAGAATCTCACCAATGGACTCCAATCAGGTTACGCgacacagcagcagcagcagcagcagcagcagcagcagccggCCACAGTTCAAGCATACATGAATGGATTCTATCAGCAGCCCGCGGCCATCGGGCTCGAGTGCCAGTATGTAACAGCTGAACAGCTGCACGATCAATTCAATCGAGTGAAATCGACTGGTGTTAAGATAGTTTCGCTCGTTGTTAGGGATTCGTATCTGACCACATTGAGCAATCTGCCCCAGGGCACGCACGAGCTCAAGAAGTTGGTCATCTCAAACTCGTCCATTGATTTGGAGATCCTCAAGGAGGGTAGCGAATCATTAGACCAGCTAACAACACTTGAGATCACAAATGAAAGAATATCGAATATACCCCAAAACTTTTTCCAGGAGATGCAATCATTGAAAGAGTTGCGGCTCGAGAATGATGAGATCGCCTCACTAGATGGAGACGCATTCCACAACCTGGACGATTCGCTCGAGGTGCTGGACTTGCGCCGGAATCGATTCAACAGGTTCCCGATGGCAGTGAAGAACCTCGCACAGCTAGCGGTTCTGGACCTATCTGACAATGACATTGTTATTGACACACAGGAGAATGATCTACCGGAAAAGCTCGAACCTCTATTGAATCTCCGAGAGTTAGCCATGAACAGGATCAATTGCACCTGTGAATTTAGTTCATCGCCGTTTTTCGAATGGATCGCTAGGACTCACATCTCTGGCGTTAGATGCTTTTCGCCAGAAAAATTGAAGTCCCAAGAGGTGATAGTCTTCGAAAGAGACGAATTTTGCACTCGAAATTCGGCGCCGGGGGTCGAAATTTCACCATTGATTGCAATGACAAATTGTTTGTTAGTTTCTTTGGTATCGATTATGTCCCTAGTTTATTACTCTCGGTAGAATTGAGACTAAATATGTTCAATGTGTCAAATACAATTATTCGATTGTTTCGATATCGGTATCGTCACCGCTGTCTAGTCTTGGTTTTTTGTCTACTTCCTTATCATCCTTAACGCGCCTCTTTGACACTGGTAGGATTTCGTCATCAGACGAGGAAAGATGAAAGGTCGTTTCCGGAGCATCCGAGTCACTCTCCCAGTCATATTTCTTCTTTGCGGACTTCTTCTCAGCCGCAGCGGTCCCATTCGCACCGTTGCTCTTCTTGGTGGGCACAGATTTTGAAGGCTTTGCGGTGGTAACCTCGTCGTCATCCAAAACTTCGACGTCAGTTTCATCATCTTCGTCGGAGTCATCCAAGATTGTATCGTCGTCGTCAGGGTTCAGCTTCTTCTTACCTTTGGCACCCTTCTTAACTGGACCAGCTGCTTTCTTCAATCGTTTGATAGCTTGGGTTGTGCTTTTCTTTCTGTATTCATCAAGTGGTGGTGAGATGgtttcaaaatcttcagaCGGCTCGAGATCCCGAGCGTCAGCCACAGCCGAACCCTTGCCTTTAGATCTACCTCCTCCACCTGTTTTCAATGTCTTCTTGTGCGCTTTCCTTGCATCCCTGGCCTCTTTTTGCATTTTTTGTAGACCCTCGAGCCATTTGGCGTATTCGGCCTCGAGTTCCTCAAGGTCAGCGAGCCATAGATCCTCGATGGTGGAACGAACCATCTTATCAAGCTCGAGCATCTTTTCGTCTCGCTTCTTTAAGAGCGAGTTCTTGTCGCGTTTGGTCAGTTGTCTGGTGGTAGTATTCATCAGATAGCCGAAATCAGCTTCATCTTTCGTGGTGGCTTCGTCGGTTTCTTCTTGTTGAACGACAACATTCTTCAGACCAGCCTTCCAACGACGCACAGGGTCGCGTGCATAGCGGTGGTCGACCAACCATTGGATGTATTTCTCTAACTCAGGCTCCTTGAGCAAGAAACTCGATACAGCTTGATAATCACCTAAGAACCTAGCCTGATTCTCCAACTTTTCTGATTCAGCCTTGAGCATGCCGATCACATATTCGCGTCTCTTGTGGTAAAACTTTCGCCGCTCATCAAAGAAGTCCCTCATGATTTCCTCGGCAGATTCGTATCTCTTGAGGCAGAGCTTAGGGTCGTATAAGACCATAGAATTTAGGGATAGGGTAGTTTGAAGCTTGAAAGACTTGTAGAGACCTTCAGGGCCGATGGAACGTATTCTATCCTCTGGTACTCTAAAGGTCATACGCACAAATGTGTCATCAGGGTAGTTGGACAGATCCTCAATAAAGTTGTAAGGCGCGGAAGGATTTGGTTTGACGCCAGCCTCTGCCGGTGGCTTCAACACAGATTCAGTATAAGATTCAGTCCAGGTTCCAACAGGAAGTTCGGTGATTTCAAATTCAGTAGGCTCATACATGTTCCTCCGCAAAGTACCGCTTATGACTACGCTAGTGCCAATTTGTTCTATGTGTCCACGGAAATCTCTGTACCAGGGGACCATCGGCTTTAGCGCATCACCCTTAATCAACCTTCTTATGTTGGCAATGATGTCTTTGGGATTGTACATAGGCACCTTGGTCGAGTATCCGGTACCTATGCCTTCAGCTCCGTTGACCAAGACCATCGGGATGATTGGAGCATAGTACTCTGGCTCGACCGTCAAGTTATCATCCTCCAAATAGTTCAGAAGAGGGTCGTCTTCTGGTCGGAAAATCTTCCTTGTCAAACTATTAAGCATCGTATTGATGTATCTGGCGCTGGCCGAGTCCTTACCACCTCTAAGGCGGGTACCGAACTGACCGAGCGGTTGCAACAGGTTAATGTTGTTCGAGCCCACGAAATTTTGAGCCAATGCAACAATGGTCTGCTGGAGTGATTGTTCACCGTGGTGGTAAGCCGACTTCTCAGCGACTGAGGCGGCAAGTTGGGCAACTTTGACTTCACGCTTGTCATTCCTCAAGCAGCAAACGTATAGTACCTTTCGCTGACCTGGCTTGAGACCATCCATAGCAGACGGAATGGAACGATCGTTGTCGGACCTACTGAAATGAATAAGCTCTTTGTTGATAAAATCCTGGTAAACTATCTCGTGAGTCTGTTCTCCATAGAGGTATTCGTCGGGGAGACCCAATTCACGTCTCCTCTTCCTCTGCTCCATATCATTCTGGAGCCATTGTTTTCGCGCTTCAATCATATCTTTGCTGAAAGCCATGACGATTGCATCATCATCGCCTTTACCACCATATTTGAAGTTGATTCTGTGCCTCTCAAGGTCGCTGAAGTACTCCCTAGCCTCTGAGGCAGTCGAAGTACCCAAACCCTTGTAGTATTTGATATGATAAGAATTGTAGTTCGATGTATTCTTTTTCCATTCTTCAAATTCAGGCTGACTGTAAAAGTTGAGTGTCTGGCTGCCTTTGCGCGCCTTAACAATCGGCGTAATAAACTGCTGAAGAAATTGTTGGTGTCTAATAAGTGATGGCCACTGAGAATGTATAAAATTGATAATCAGACCCTTGATGTGAGAGCCGTCGACATCCTGATCGGTCATGATCATAATTTTTccatatctcaaatctttgagATCTTCTGGGTTCTGGTAACCTTTTTTGTAGCTAAGACCCAATATCTTGACGATTGCATTGATCTCAGCGTTTTCGGATATCTGTTTGGACTTGGCTTCACGAACATTCAGAAGCTTACCCCTCAGAGGGAATATACCGAAATAATTCTGACCGATGACCGAAGTACCAGAGACTGCCAAACTCTTTGCCGAATCTCCCTCGGTGAGGATGAGGGTGCACTGTTTCGATTGTGCCTTACCGGCCATATTCGCGTCGATCAATTTCGGGACGTTGATGGTTCCAGT includes these proteins:
- the LOC126804756 gene encoding uncharacterized protein LOC126804756: MANESMNTSIDKYYQKMSHKEQILMRPAMYIGSVEETKDPMWGFNPDTKQMEFKEYSYVPGLYKIYDEIIVNAADNKQRDKKMNSIKIDIDKEENKISVYNNGAGIHVSIHKKENMYIPTMIFGHLLTSSNYNDAEKRVVGGLNGYGAKLCNVFSTKFIVETARDGKKFKQTWKNNMSDAGEPIISSSSGPEFTKVTFYPDLKRFGMSELTDDIVAIMLRRAYDICGTLSGVAVTLNGERLPYKGFKDYVKQYLGDTDFAYEECENGRWQVALAPGDGDAFKQVSFVNNIATTRGGKHVDYVADLVLDPLLEAVKKKNKEKTAVKKPQAKKHLFLFVNSLIENPDFDSQCKEYLNTKPVKFGSKCELTDKFQKKALKIGVVESIISAAQSHARTQLESKSGRKTGTINVPKLIDANMAGKAQSKQCTLILTEGDSAKSLAVSGTSVIGQNYFGIFPLRGKLLNVREAKSKQISENAEINAIVKILGLSYKKGYQNPEDLKDLRYGKIMIMTDQDVDGSHIKGLIINFIHSQWPSLIRHQQFLQQFITPIVKARKGSQTLNFYSQPEFEEWKKNTSNYNSYHIKYYKGLGTSTASEAREYFSDLERHRINFKYGGKGDDDAIVMAFSKDMIEARKQWLQNDMEQRKRRRELGLPDEYLYGEQTHEIVYQDFINKELIHFSRSDNDRSIPSAMDGLKPGQRKVLYVCCLRNDKREVKVAQLAASVAEKSAYHHGEQSLQQTIVALAQNFVGSNNINLLQPLGQFGTRLRGGKDSASARYINTMLNSLTRKIFRPEDDPLLNYLEDDNLTVEPEYYAPIIPMVLVNGAEGIGTGYSTKVPMYNPKDIIANIRRLIKGDALKPMVPWYRDFRGHIEQIGTSVVISGTLRRNMYEPTEFEITELPVGTWTESYTESVLKPPAEAGVKPNPSAPYNFIEDLSNYPDDTFVRMTFRVPEDRIRSIGPEGLYKSFKLQTTLSLNSMVLYDPKLCLKRYESAEEIMRDFFDERRKFYHKRREYVIGMLKAESEKLENQARFLGDYQAVSSFLLKEPELEKYIQWLVDHRYARDPVRRWKAGLKNVVVQQEETDEATTKDEADFGYLMNTTTRQLTKRDKNSLLKKRDEKMLELDKMVRSTIEDLWLADLEELEAEYAKWLEGLQKMQKEARDARKAHKKTLKTGGGGRSKGKGSAVADARDLEPSEDFETISPPLDEYRKKSTTQAIKRLKKAAGPVKKGAKGKKKLNPDDDDTILDDSDEDDETDVEVLDDDEVTTAKPSKSVPTKKSNGANGTAAAEKKSAKKKYDWESDSDAPETTFHLSSSDDEILPVSKRRVKDDKEVDKKPRLDSGDDTDIETIE